CTCAATATTTACACTCAATCTGTCGGCAAGAGCGCCTAATTTTGAAATCAAAAGACTGTCGGCACCGGGAATAGCCTTTGCGTGAATGTACCCGCGAAAACCGTATTCGTTTCTTATAATAGACAGCGTTTCTATCATTCTCTCACAGGTATAGTCGGGGTTTTTAACAATGGCAGAGCTTAAAAACAAGCCTTCAATATAGTTTCTTTTATAAAAGTTTATAGTGATTTCCGCAAGCTCTCTGGGAGTAAAGGAAGCTCTTTTTATATCGTTGCTCTTTCTGTTGGCGCAATAGGCGCAATCGTAGATACAGGCATTACTCATAAGCACCTTTAATAAAGAGATACATCTGCCGTCAGCAGAAAAGCTGTGGCAAATTCCACAGGCAACGGCGTTGCCTATTTTGCCCCCTGCAGAGCTTTTGTCAACTCCGCTGCTGGTACAGGCAACATCATATTTTGCCGCCATAGATAAAATTTCAAGCTTATCAAAAAGCTCCATACAAACCACTCTTTCGAACATTTGTTTGTATTATAACATTAGAACAAATGTTTGTCAATCTTTTTTTATATTGCATTTTTTGGCTTTTTGTGGTAGTATATTTCAGATATATTAAAAATACAGGGAATGAGTTTTTTGCTTTTTAAAAATAACATAGAATGGCTTATAGTTTGCCTTGGAAATCCGGGGGAAAAATACACCTTTACCCGTCATAATGCTGGCTTTCTTACGGCTGACTATATCTCTCAAAAAGAAAATATTTCCATAAACAAGCTCAAGTTCAAGGCTTTGTGCGGCGAAATGAAAATCGGCAACACAAGAGCGCTTATTATGAAGCCGCAGACCTTTATGAATTTAAGCGGTGAAGCGGTCTCTGCCGCTGCCTCTTTTTATAAAATTCCGCCTGAAAAGGTGCTTGTTGTTTTTGACGATGTGGAGCTTGACGTTGGCAAAATGCGTATCAGAAGAAACGGAAGCGCAGGGGGTCATAACGGCATAAAAAGCATTATTTTAAATCTTAATTCAGACAATTTCCCCCGAGTAAAAATCGGCGTAGGCAAAAAGCCTTCTCCCGAATACGACTTGGCAAACTGGGTTTTGGGCAAAATCCCAAAGGCAGACCAAAAGGCGCTCTATGAGGTCATTGAAAAATCGGCTGATGCCGTAAAGCTTATTGTCGAAGGTGATATAAGCGGAGCTATGAATAAATTCAATTGACAAAAATTTGACATAATAGATATAAATACAGCTTATTTTTTTGTATCTTTTTTATCTTTGTCACTTGATAATAGTTTAAAAAAGATATAAAATTATATATATAAAAATTTTTTAAAAGGAAGTGCTTAAAATGGCAAGAGAAGTAATGATAGAAACATCTGCAAGACACATTCACATATCTGCGGCTGATTTGGAGGTTTTATTCGGAAAGGGATATGAGCTTACAAATAAAAAGGACCTTTCACAGCCCGGTCAGTACGCTTGTGAAGAAAAGGTTACAGTTGAAGGACCTAAGGGCAGCCTTAAAATGTCAATTTTAGGACCTGTTCGTCCTGCTACACAGGTTGAAATTTCCGCTACAGATGCCCGTTCAATCGGCGTTAAGGCTCCTATCCGTGAGTCAGGTGACGTTAAGGGAAGCGCAGGCGCAAAAATAATCGGACCTTGCGGCAGCGTTGAAATCGAAGAGGGCGTTATCGTAGCTAAGAGACATATTCACTTAACACCTGCTGAGGCTGAGGCTCTTAACGTTTCTGACAAGCAAATTGTTTACGTTAAGGCTGAAACTCCCGACAGAACTATTGTTTTCGGCGACGTTGTTGTTCGTGTAAGCGAGAAATTCTCTGCTGCTATGCACATTGATACAGACGAAGCTAATGCAGGAAGCATAACTCCTGACATTAAGGGAACAATAATAGACACTTTATAATGAAGCACGTCGATATTTATACCGACGGCGCTTGCTCGGGAAATCCCGGTCCGGGCGGCTGGGGAGCTATCCTTGTTTACGGGGATATAGAAAAAGAGCTGTCCGGCGGAGATGAGCAGACCACAAATAACCGTATGGAATTAACCGGCGCTATTGAAGCTTTGGCGGCACTTAAAGAGCCTTGCGAGGTTATTCTTTGTACCGACTCCAAATATCTTGCTGACTCAATAAATTTAGGCTGGGTATATAATTGGCAGAAAAAAGGCTGGAAAAAGAGTGCCAATGAGCCCACTCCCAACAGTGATTTATGGAAACAGCTTCTTGCGCTTTTGAAAAAGCACAAGGTTGAAATAGTGTGGGTAAAAGGGCACGCAGGGCATAAATATAACGAGCGTTGCGATGCTATGGCTGTAAGCCAATATCAGAAATACTTATAATTAAGGAGCAATTGTTGTTGGACAGAACAGTATATGTAGATAATGCGGCAACTACAAAGCTTGACGAAGCTGTACTTAAGGATATGCTTCCTTATTTCACAGAGATTTACGGAAATCCTTCAAGTCTTCACAGCACAGGCGTAGAAGCTTTAAAGGTGCTTACAAAGGCACGTGAGGATATTGCCGAAGCTTTAAACTGCGAAGCAAAGGAAATATATTTTACAAGCGGCGGAACAGAGGCTGATAACTGGGCAGTAAGAGGCGCAGCTTATGCAAGAATGAAAAAAGGTAAGCATATTATTACCAGCGCCATTGAGCACCATGCGGTGCATCACCCTCTTAAAATTCTTGAAAAAGAGGGCTTTGAGGTTACCTATCTGCCTGTTTATGAAAACGGAATAGTAAGAGTTGAGGATGTTAAAAGGCTTATCAGAGACGATACTATTTTAGTTACCATAATGCTTGCCAACAACGAAATAGGCACAATTCAGCCTATCAAGGAAATTGCTGAGATTACCCGTGAAAAAGGCATTTTACTGCATACAGACGCTGTGCAGGCTGTGGGACAGATACCTGTTGACATAAAGGATTTAAATGTTGACCTTATGTCCTTTACTGCTCATAAATTGTACGGTCCTAAGGGAATAGGCGCTTTGTTTATAAGAAACGGAGTAGTTATAAATCGCTTTATGGAGGGCGGCGCACAGGAGAGAAACCGCCGTGCAGGTACGGAAAACATAGCGGGCGCAGTAGGCTTTGCAAGTGCAGTTAAAAGGGCTGTTGCAAGCTTAGAGGAAAACTCCGCTAAGCTTACCAAAATGCGTGACCGTCTTATAAAAACCGTGCTTACCACCATTCCGTACACAAGACTCAACGGCGATGCTGAAAAAAGATTGCCGGGAAATGCGAACTTTTCCATTGAATATATAGAGGGCGAGTCTATTCTTCTTATGCTTGACCTCAATAAAATATCCGCCTCCTCGGGCTCTGCTTGTACCTCAGGCTCTCTTGACCCGTCTCACGTTTTGTTGGCGTTGGGGCTGTCTCACGAAGTGGCTCACGGCTCATTGAGAATTTCTTTGGGACACAATAACACCGAAGAGGACATAGATTATATATTAGAGGTCTTGCCGAAAATTACAAAGACCTTACGTAATATGTCGCCCTTATGGGAAAAGGTAGAAAAGAGGGAAAACTAATGTATTCGAATAAGGTTATGGACCATTTTTCAAATCCGAGAAACGTTGGCGAGCTTGCCGATGCCAATGCTGTCGGCGAGGTAGGAAACGCTAAATGCGGAGATATAATGAAAATGTATCTTAAAATAGAAAACGATGTTATTGTTGATGTTAAGTTTAAAACCTTCGGCTGCGGCGCCGCAGTTGCAACATCGTCAATGGCAACAGAGCTTATTAAGGGAAAAACCGTAAAAGAGGCTATGGAGCTCACAAATTCTGCGGTAGTAGAAGCTCTTGACGGACTTCCCCCTGCAAAAATCCACTGCTCTGTACTTGCGGAAGAGGCAATTAAATCAGCCCTTGCCGATTACTATAAGAAGCAGGGAATTGACCCTGTACCGATAGTAGGCTGTTCGGGCTGTTGTCAGGATTGCCACGGACATCACGAATAAAAGGGGCTGTAAAAAAAGCGCAGAGCGCATAAAACAGAAAACAACTTTTAGCTAATTCTTTTAAAAAATATACGTTTTATGCTATCTGCTTGATTTTCCTACCCTCTAAAAAGGGAGCTGAAAAAACGAAAGTTTTTACAGCTCCCTTTTGCGATATACCGATAAAATCAGCGCGGTATTTATTTTAAAGGTTTTGGTTGGTCAGTGAGACCTAAAATATAATCAGCAGACAAATTATAATGTTTGCATAATTTTATGATTCTACTGATTGGCATTTCATTTATGCCCTTTTCATATTTTAAATAGGCTTGTTGAGTCGTTTCTAATAAATCGGCAAGTTGTTGTTGAGTTTCATTATTCTTAATTCTGATGTCTCTTATTCTTTTATAATATTCCACATCGATCCCTCTTTTCTGTTTAATGATAAATCAAAAATGATGTATTGACAAACATCAAATTTGATGTTAAAATAAATTACATCAAATTTGATTTATCTGAGGAGAGATTGAAATGACAAGAAAAAATATAAATGATGAAATAAATAATTTTATAAATAATATTGTATATTTAAGAAAAAAGAATGGTTTTTCAAAAAAAGAGATGGCAAATATTTTAAATATTAGTATTTATGCATTGAACAAGATAGAAAGGGGAGAACTTCCCAAAAAATTAAGCGTTAAGATTGTCTTCAATTTGCAAAAGCATTTCAAAATATCACCTGAAAGGCAATTCGAAAAAATAGAATAAATTTTGCAAAGTAAAATATATCTCAAAACAATTTTTCACTTATCTTATACCGTAACAAGCAGGGAAACGGGACGTCAGTTCCCATTTGTTATGAGAACTTAAAACCCTTTTACTTATCTCAAACGTAAGTGATATTGTGAGACAGATTGATTTTAAAGTATGCACTCTTGTTACACGCCTTTTGAAAGTGCATAAACTCTCTATGACACTTTCAACCCGAAAGTGTCATTTTCTATATAAAAAGAATAATAATGTAAAACTGCCTCAGTCTGAGTACAGACCGAGGCAGTTTTTTATTTACGCTCTTTTATTTTTCTTGCGTTTTTGCCACATAGCCCATAAAGGAGCAGCAATAAACAATGTAGAATAACAGCCTGAAACGATACCTACCATCATAGGTAATGCGAAATTAACTATAGAGGTTATACCGTTGATTAGAGCAAAAATCAAAATGATTAAAATAGCAACAAAGGTTGTTATTGATGTATTTATTGAACGGCTTAAACACTGGTTAACACTTGTATCCACAAGCTCTTCAACAGGAGTGCTTCTATTCATAAGCTTGGAGTTTTCTCTGATACGGTCATATACAATAACGGTATCGTTGATAGAATAACCTACAATTGTAAGGATAACCGCAATAAACGCATCGTTAAGGGGAATTCTGAAAATAACGAAGGTGAAGAAAACAAGCAAGCAGTCGTGGAGAAGCGCTACAATAGCAAATACGCCAAGAGAAACGCTTGATATTTTTCTGAAACGGAAGCAGATGTAAAGAACTATAAGAAGCGCCGCTGCAATAATAGCGATTGACGAGTTTCTCAGGAACTTAGCACCGATAAATGCTTCAACGTTGTTTGACTCACTAAGCTCAATTTTATTGTCGGGGAAAGCTTTTTGCAAGCCATCTGTTATAGCCTTCTGCTGTTCTGAGGAAAGACCTTTTTTGCCTGAAATGTTGAATACCAGCTTATCGCCTGTATTTTCATTTTTTGTAATCTGAACGGAAACCTCTCTGTCCCCAACAGCTTCCTTAGCTACGGAAGCGGCTTTAGCAGAATCAACAGTGCCTTCAAAGGAATACTTTGAAATAGAACCGCCCACGAAGGTTATATCAACCTTAATGCCGTTAATGAAAATACAAACTATACCTATAAGCATAATAGCTGCAGATATAATAAAGCCTTTAAATCTGTTTTTGTAAAATCCTATCATTGTGCAGCATCCTCCTTTTTAACGCCGAAGAAGAAACGTTTTTTGAATGCTGAGAAACGGGTGATTGAAGATACCATAACGTGAGAAAGAGTAACGCCTGTGATAAAGTTAAGCGCAACACCTACTCCGAGGGTAAATCCAAAGGATTTCATAGCACCTGAACCGAAGAAATAGAGAAGAACGGCAACAATAAGAGTTGTAATGTTTGCGTCTACAATAGCGCTGTACGCCTTCTTGTAGCCGATATCAATAGCTGTACCCATTGTTTTTCCGGACTTGATTTCTTCTTTTATTCTTTCGCATATAATAACGTTTGTATCAACGCCCATACCTATTGTAAGAATAATACCTGCGATACCGGGTAATGTAAGAGTATACTGAGTAATCGCAAGAATTAAAATCTGAATAGCTGCCTGTGCTGCAAGGCCGAAGCAAGCAACAAAGCCGGGCAATCTGTAATAGAAAATCATAAACAAAGCTATAAGAATAAAGGAAACAAGACCTGCCCAAAGCATAGTCATAAGAGCATCGTTACCAAGTATAGGAGAGATTGTGCTGAAGGAACGGGTTTCAATATCAAAGGGAAGCGCACCCGCCTTAATTTTAGCTGCAAGCTCTTTTGCTTCCTGCGCAGAAGCCATACCCTCGATAACAGCTTTACCGTCAGTAATATGAGCATTAACTATGGGAGCTGAAATAACCTGGTCGTCCATCTTAATAGAGATTATTCTCTTTTCGTCACTTAAGGATGTATTGCTAAGGGTTTTTGTGCTATTTGAAAAAGCGGTTGCTCCTGCTTCATCAAACTCAAGGGCAACGAAATATTTTCCGCTGTCAGTTGTGGGATAAGCATCTACAACGTTTTTACCCTCTACTACAACCTTTCCGTCAGGGTCAACGAAGGTAAGCTTAGCTGTTTCGCCCAGCTCCTCAATTGCCTTTTCGGGATTGGTAGAAGAAAGATTTGATTTCCAGGGGAAACGAACAAGAACTGTTCCGCTTTCCTTGTCAACAGTAATCTCTCTGTCAGCAATGTTTTTAGAGTCCATTCTCGTTACAAGAATAGCTCTTATACTTTCCAATTCCTCTTCTGTTGGGTTAATTGACTCGTCAGCAGGCTGGAAGTAAGCTTCTACACCGCCGTTAATGTCAATACCCAAACGCATATCCTTTGCGCTTTTGATAATGATTTCACTGTCGCCGATAAAGGTCTGCACGCCGAATGCCGATACATAGCACAGCGCTACAACCACTATTGCGACAATGAAAAACACGGGTTTTCCCATTCGCATTAGTATTCCTCCAATTTTTAACCTTTAAGTTGCCTTTGACACAGGCAACGCCTTATTTTTCTATTATACCATTTTCAGAAAATATGTCAACCGAAAAAACAATTAAATTTCTGTTACGGTGAAATCATAAGACTTTTTTCCCGACTTTCAACTGTAAGTAATAGACTGTAGCTGTTTTTCGAGGTCTTTTTTGCAAAAATATCTGTCTTTATACCGTCCAAAGCCTTCAGAGAAATATCTCTGTCGGCTTTAATTACATCTGTACCCAAAGAAATGCTGAGAATTATTAAATCCTCAAGCTTTTTGGGATAGGGCTGTTCTGATGCGGGTACAACCAGAATTTCGGGTCTGTTATAGCGTATAATTCCTTCAAGGGCATTATAGCTTTCCGATTTTATATCGGATATTACAATAGCCTTAAGCTTATTTATACCTGAATTTTCAAGCTGAAGCGTTATTTTCTCCCAGGCATTTTCTCCGCCGCCGTCAACAATAACGGCAGCATTGCCTTTAGCTATAACAGTGCTGTTTGCACCTTCAATTTTTGTAATTTCCGCTTTGTTCTGTACGGCAGATTTAAAATCTACCATATAATAATTGCTGACAAAGCAGACACAAAGAAAGGTTGATATCAAAAGTGTCCCTGTCTTGCGAAGCTTTTTAAGCTTTAAAAGATAGCAAAGCATTAAAAGAACAATCAACGATACCGCTACAATGTAGATATAGGGCTTGTCTGCGTATAAATAACCCCATTCAAGCCTTGAAAGTATGCTTATAACGGCAAAAATATACTGACAAAGACATTTTACCAAAAATCCAAAAGCAAAAGCGACAGGCGGTAAAAAGCTGAGCAGGGACATACAGAACACAAGCACCGGCAAAAATGCCGCAAATGGCACAACTAACGGATTTGCGATAAGTCCCGTAAAGGATATATATCCAAAATTACAGGCAGATACAGGAAGGGTAAAAAGTATTGCAGATATACAGGCGCAAAGCATATCTGCTATTGCAAGGATATATTTATTTTCATATCCAAGCTTTGCGTGCACAAAATTGCTTAAGGGGGAAAAGCAAGCAAACATACCAAAGCAGGCAAGGACAGAAAGAGTAAAGCTTAAGCCTGCGGCGGCAAAAGGATTTGTCATAAGTATAATAACTACCGCAAGGCAAAGACTGTTTATGGAAAATGGCTCTCTTCTGAAAAATACAGCTAAAGCCGATATAGCACAAATAATAAAAGCACGTATTACCGAAGGGGTAAAATTTGCCGCAAAGCAGATGAATATTCCCGTAATCACCGTCAATATTGACGTAATTTTCGGATTAAAGCCTATCAAACAGCATACGAAAAATAAAAAGCCTGTAATATATACAAAATGCGTTCCCGAAACAGCGTTCATATGGGCAAGGCTTGTGCAGATAAAGGCGTTTTCCTCAACAACGCCAAGCATTGATTTATCTCCCGTGCTGACTGACAGCGCAATCCCTTTTTGCTTACCGTCTACATATTTTTCAACGCTTTTCTTTATATGCTGACGAAGCCGTGCGCTGTAATAATAAATGCTTTTATCGGCATTTTCCTTTAAAAGAGTGTACTCGTATATTGTACCTCTTGCGTAAATCCCTTTTGATTTATCGTCAAGACGGTATTTCCCCTCGTTTTGAGAAAAGCTTACCCTTGCTTTTATGCTTTGATTGAGTGAGGGTGTCTTTTCGGAATAATCATAAATTTTTATTTTTCCTTTTACACCTTTATATTGCGTCATTATTTCATAGCTTGCATATCCGTCGTATTCCTCGGGCACAGAACAAACAGTACCTGTTATTTCGGTTTTTGTATCCTGCAGTTTTTCAAAGGGGAGATATTGAAAGCCTTGCTTTACTGCAAAGGAAAAGCAACAGCAAATACAGCAGATGCACGCTGTTATAAAAATTAAAAAGCTTTTTATATATTTTTTAAAGGAAATTAAAATTATAAAAAGCCCTAATAAAAAGAAAAGTGCGACCGTTGTAACTGCCGCATTTTCCAAAAAATTCAATATTATAAGTAACACAAAGCAGGAAATCCCGCCTAAAACCATAGGCGCTTTCAAAAAATCTCCCCCAATTTATTGTTTATATATATTGACTATTTCTTCGGGACTGCTTACTAAATGCTGTGCGCCGTTTTCCAAAAGCTCTTCACGGCCCCTGAAGCCCCAAAGCACGCCTACAGTTACAGCCTCTGCTCTTGTGCCTGTCTGCATATCGACACCCGAATCGCCCACATACATAATTTCTTGGGGCTTTAAATCAAGCTCCTTTGCAATCTGCAAAACAACAAAGGGGTCGGGCTTTTTGGGAATACCCTCTCTTTGACCGTAAACATATTTAAAGCTTATATCCTTAAAAATAATTTCAACCAATTCTTTGGTGTCTTGATTTGGTTTATTTGAAAGCACACAAACGGGGATATCCTTACTAAGCGTCTTAAGCATATCCTCTATTCCCTCATAGGCAACAGTATTGTCAAGATAAGCTTTTGCGTATATCTCTTTATAAATACCTAAAAGCTTTTCAACCTCTTTATCGTCCTGTCTTTTGCTTTCCTCTATTGCACAAGCGGCAAGATGCTTTGCCCCCGAGCCTATAAAATCTATGTATTTTTGTACCTCGTGCGTGGGATATCCCAATTTTTCAAGAGCTTTATTCATAGAAAGAGCAATATCTGTCAGAGAATTTATGAGTGTTCCGTCCAAATCGAAAATCGCCGCTTTAATCTGACTCATTTTCATTCTCCTTGTTATTTTTGTTTTCTTTTATTATATAAATAGGTCTTTTCTTGGTTTCAAGATAGGTTTTTGAAAGATACTGTCCCAAAATACCCACACAGAAAAGCTGTATACCGCTTAAAAAGAAGGTTATACAAATCATAGATGCCCAGCCGTATGCCGCCATAGCGCCTAAAAAATGACGGACAATTATAACGATTATTGCAACAAAGGAAATAAGGCACATAAGCACGCCTATTATTGAAGAAATGGCAAGAGGCATAGTTGAAAAGGCGGTTATTCCCTCAACGGAATAGATAAACAGCTTCCAGAAGGACCATTTTGTTTCCCCTGCAACACGCTCTACATTTACATATTCAAGCCATTTTGTTTTAAAGCCGACCCAACCGAATATACCCTTTGAAAATCGGTTGTATTCCTGCATAGACAGTATTGCATCTGTCATCTGACGGGTCATAAGACGGAAATCTCTTGCGCCGTCAACAATATCAGCCTTTGAAATTTTGTTGATAATTTTATAGAAAAGCCTTGCAAAAAACGAACGGATTGGCGGCTCTCCCTTTCTTGACACACGCCTTGTGGCAACGCTGTCATAGCCCTCCTCAACAATATATCGGTACATTTCCTCTATAAGCGCAGGGGGGTCCTGCAAATCCGCATCCAAAATAGCAACGTAATCACCCTCACTGTGAGAAAGACCTGCATAAATTGCCGCTTCTTTGCCGAAATTTCTTGAAAAGGAAAGATATTTTACCCGACGGTCCTTTTTATAAAGCTCTTCAATTACCTCTACCGTTTTATCCTTTGAGCCGTCATCCACAAAAAGAAACTCAAATTCAACATAGTCCATTTTTTGCGCAAGAGAGCACACCTCCTCATAAAAGAAAGGAAGCGCTTTTTCTTCGTTATAGCAAGGAACAATCAAAGATATTTTAGGCATTTTTCAACATCCTATAAAGTTAATTCTTTTACGGTATTTCCCTCTAAATCCTTTATTGTAAAGGTGCCGTTTTCGTAAATCATATAGCTGTTTTTGCTGTTTTCCTTAGGCAAGGAAACAGAGCCGGGATTAAAGGCGTAAAAATCGTCTGTTTTTCTTGCAACGGGGATATGAATATGACCGTAAATAAATACATCCCCTGCCTTATGAGGCATAGGCTTTTGCTCATCAAAAAGATGGCCGTGAGTTATATAAAAGGTCCTTCCACCCTCAAAAAGCGTCAGATAATCCGCCGTTATGGGAAACTCAAGCACCATTTGGTCAACCTCTGCGTCGCAGTTTCCTCTTACACATAAAATCTCATTTTTATATTCGTTTAAAAGGACAGTAAGGCTTTTCGGGTCGTGTCCCTTTGGAAGCTCGTTTCTCGGTCCGTGATAAAGAATATCTCCCAAAAGGATAAGACGCTCTGCCTTTTCCTCTTTGTAAATATCAATTACCCTTTTTCCGTAAAAATAAGAGCCGTGAATATCCGAAGC
The Oscillospiraceae bacterium genome window above contains:
- a CDS encoding glycosyltransferase family 2 protein gives rise to the protein MPKISLIVPCYNEEKALPFFYEEVCSLAQKMDYVEFEFLFVDDGSKDKTVEVIEELYKKDRRVKYLSFSRNFGKEAAIYAGLSHSEGDYVAILDADLQDPPALIEEMYRYIVEEGYDSVATRRVSRKGEPPIRSFFARLFYKIINKISKADIVDGARDFRLMTRQMTDAILSMQEYNRFSKGIFGWVGFKTKWLEYVNVERVAGETKWSFWKLFIYSVEGITAFSTMPLAISSIIGVLMCLISFVAIIVIIVRHFLGAMAAYGWASMICITFFLSGIQLFCVGILGQYLSKTYLETKKRPIYIIKENKNNKENENESD
- the nifU gene encoding Fe-S cluster assembly scaffold protein NifU produces the protein MGKGRKEGKLMYSNKVMDHFSNPRNVGELADANAVGEVGNAKCGDIMKMYLKIENDVIVDVKFKTFGCGAAVATSSMATELIKGKTVKEAMELTNSAVVEALDGLPPAKIHCSVLAEEAIKSALADYYKKQGIDPVPIVGCSGCCQDCHGHHE
- the secF gene encoding protein translocase subunit SecF; protein product: MIGFYKNRFKGFIISAAIMLIGIVCIFINGIKVDITFVGGSISKYSFEGTVDSAKAASVAKEAVGDREVSVQITKNENTGDKLVFNISGKKGLSSEQQKAITDGLQKAFPDNKIELSESNNVEAFIGAKFLRNSSIAIIAAALLIVLYICFRFRKISSVSLGVFAIVALLHDCLLVFFTFVIFRIPLNDAFIAVILTIVGYSINDTVIVYDRIRENSKLMNRSTPVEELVDTSVNQCLSRSINTSITTFVAILIILIFALINGITSIVNFALPMMVGIVSGCYSTLFIAAPLWAMWQKRKKNKRA
- the rnhA gene encoding ribonuclease HI, encoding MKHVDIYTDGACSGNPGPGGWGAILVYGDIEKELSGGDEQTTNNRMELTGAIEALAALKEPCEVILCTDSKYLADSINLGWVYNWQKKGWKKSANEPTPNSDLWKQLLALLKKHKVEIVWVKGHAGHKYNERCDAMAVSQYQKYL
- a CDS encoding HAD family hydrolase — encoded protein: MKMSQIKAAIFDLDGTLINSLTDIALSMNKALEKLGYPTHEVQKYIDFIGSGAKHLAACAIEESKRQDDKEVEKLLGIYKEIYAKAYLDNTVAYEGIEDMLKTLSKDIPVCVLSNKPNQDTKELVEIIFKDISFKYVYGQREGIPKKPDPFVVLQIAKELDLKPQEIMYVGDSGVDMQTGTRAEAVTVGVLWGFRGREELLENGAQHLVSSPEEIVNIYKQ
- a CDS encoding aminoacyl-tRNA hydrolase, which encodes MSFLLFKNNIEWLIVCLGNPGEKYTFTRHNAGFLTADYISQKENISINKLKFKALCGEMKIGNTRALIMKPQTFMNLSGEAVSAAASFYKIPPEKVLVVFDDVELDVGKMRIRRNGSAGGHNGIKSIILNLNSDNFPRVKIGVGKKPSPEYDLANWVLGKIPKADQKALYEVIEKSADAVKLIVEGDISGAMNKFN
- a CDS encoding helix-turn-helix transcriptional regulator, which produces MKQKRGIDVEYYKRIRDIRIKNNETQQQLADLLETTQQAYLKYEKGINEMPISRIIKLCKHYNLSADYILGLTDQPKPLK
- a CDS encoding phosphodiesterase, which encodes MKLMFASDIHGSYFYGKRVIDIYKEEKAERLILLGDILYHGPRNELPKGHDPKSLTVLLNEYKNEILCVRGNCDAEVDQMVLEFPITADYLTLFEGGRTFYITHGHLFDEQKPMPHKAGDVFIYGHIHIPVARKTDDFYAFNPGSVSLPKENSKNSYMIYENGTFTIKDLEGNTVKELTL
- a CDS encoding ComEC family competence protein, which produces MKAPMVLGGISCFVLLIILNFLENAAVTTVALFFLLGLFIILISFKKYIKSFLIFITACICCICCCFSFAVKQGFQYLPFEKLQDTKTEITGTVCSVPEEYDGYASYEIMTQYKGVKGKIKIYDYSEKTPSLNQSIKARVSFSQNEGKYRLDDKSKGIYARGTIYEYTLLKENADKSIYYYSARLRQHIKKSVEKYVDGKQKGIALSVSTGDKSMLGVVEENAFICTSLAHMNAVSGTHFVYITGFLFFVCCLIGFNPKITSILTVITGIFICFAANFTPSVIRAFIICAISALAVFFRREPFSINSLCLAVVIILMTNPFAAAGLSFTLSVLACFGMFACFSPLSNFVHAKLGYENKYILAIADMLCACISAILFTLPVSACNFGYISFTGLIANPLVVPFAAFLPVLVFCMSLLSFLPPVAFAFGFLVKCLCQYIFAVISILSRLEWGYLYADKPYIYIVAVSLIVLLMLCYLLKLKKLRKTGTLLISTFLCVCFVSNYYMVDFKSAVQNKAEITKIEGANSTVIAKGNAAVIVDGGGENAWEKITLQLENSGINKLKAIVISDIKSESYNALEGIIRYNRPEILVVPASEQPYPKKLEDLIILSISLGTDVIKADRDISLKALDGIKTDIFAKKTSKNSYSLLLTVESREKSLMISP
- the pduL gene encoding phosphate propanoyltransferase; its protein translation is MAREVMIETSARHIHISAADLEVLFGKGYELTNKKDLSQPGQYACEEKVTVEGPKGSLKMSILGPVRPATQVEISATDARSIGVKAPIRESGDVKGSAGAKIIGPCGSVEIEEGVIVAKRHIHLTPAEAEALNVSDKQIVYVKAETPDRTIVFGDVVVRVSEKFSAAMHIDTDEANAGSITPDIKGTIIDTL
- the nifS gene encoding cysteine desulfurase NifS — translated: MLDRTVYVDNAATTKLDEAVLKDMLPYFTEIYGNPSSLHSTGVEALKVLTKAREDIAEALNCEAKEIYFTSGGTEADNWAVRGAAYARMKKGKHIITSAIEHHAVHHPLKILEKEGFEVTYLPVYENGIVRVEDVKRLIRDDTILVTIMLANNEIGTIQPIKEIAEITREKGILLHTDAVQAVGQIPVDIKDLNVDLMSFTAHKLYGPKGIGALFIRNGVVINRFMEGGAQERNRRAGTENIAGAVGFASAVKRAVASLEENSAKLTKMRDRLIKTVLTTIPYTRLNGDAEKRLPGNANFSIEYIEGESILLMLDLNKISASSGSACTSGSLDPSHVLLALGLSHEVAHGSLRISLGHNNTEEDIDYILEVLPKITKTLRNMSPLWEKVEKREN
- a CDS encoding helix-turn-helix transcriptional regulator, translating into MTRKNINDEINNFINNIVYLRKKNGFSKKEMANILNISIYALNKIERGELPKKLSVKIVFNLQKHFKISPERQFEKIE
- the secD gene encoding protein translocase subunit SecD; protein product: MGKPVFFIVAIVVVALCYVSAFGVQTFIGDSEIIIKSAKDMRLGIDINGGVEAYFQPADESINPTEEELESIRAILVTRMDSKNIADREITVDKESGTVLVRFPWKSNLSSTNPEKAIEELGETAKLTFVDPDGKVVVEGKNVVDAYPTTDSGKYFVALEFDEAGATAFSNSTKTLSNTSLSDEKRIISIKMDDQVISAPIVNAHITDGKAVIEGMASAQEAKELAAKIKAGALPFDIETRSFSTISPILGNDALMTMLWAGLVSFILIALFMIFYYRLPGFVACFGLAAQAAIQILILAITQYTLTLPGIAGIILTIGMGVDTNVIICERIKEEIKSGKTMGTAIDIGYKKAYSAIVDANITTLIVAVLLYFFGSGAMKSFGFTLGVGVALNFITGVTLSHVMVSSITRFSAFKKRFFFGVKKEDAAQ